A window of Streptomyces armeniacus contains these coding sequences:
- a CDS encoding DUF6912 family protein has protein sequence MRVYVPLTLPALAEAHRAGELGPGPLRAYAVTPGLREWYVSDDVEELEYAALGRAAQASLRRLATDPSAVRRRVVVALDVPDGTAVADPDRGLDPAALGEVRIAEAVPLSKAAAVHVDAADAEADVAAAAEALDAADGGDDDAQFTVDGADAHELLWFATQEIPNLVG, from the coding sequence ATGCGCGTCTACGTCCCCCTGACCCTCCCCGCGCTGGCCGAGGCACACCGGGCGGGTGAGCTGGGCCCCGGCCCCCTCCGTGCGTACGCCGTGACCCCGGGGCTGCGGGAGTGGTACGTGTCCGACGACGTCGAGGAGCTGGAGTACGCGGCGCTCGGCCGCGCGGCACAGGCGTCTCTACGGCGCCTCGCCACGGACCCGTCGGCCGTACGGCGCCGGGTGGTCGTCGCGCTGGACGTGCCGGACGGCACGGCCGTCGCGGACCCGGACCGGGGGCTCGACCCGGCGGCGCTGGGCGAGGTGCGGATCGCGGAGGCGGTGCCGCTGTCGAAGGCCGCGGCGGTGCACGTGGACGCGGCGGACGCCGAGGCCGATGTCGCGGCCGCCGCCGAGGCGTTGGACGCGGCCGACGGGGGCGACGACGACGCCCAGTTCACGGTGGACGGTGCGGACGCGCACGAGCTGCTGTGGTTCGCCACGCAGGAGATCCCGAACCTGGTCGGCTAG
- a CDS encoding sarcosine oxidase subunit gamma, with the protein MADTVATLPGTLTHSAPQPPEPPPGQPYGRRSPLQDRADELARAGRPGPYGVELREVPFLTQFNLRVRERGPRSAYGLLPAAPLDFPLPLALPGTPNTVLRSGDRAAVWLGPDEWLIVTPPGTAAETDDTLRAAADTARGADGGGEGGGGSGSGSDGGVDIAYTDVSAHSTTLRLGGARARDVLRKVCPIDLHPRVFGSGACAQTLLAGGARVLLVADREPDGFLVFVRASFADYVTDWLLDSMTEYAAGDGHFRNEER; encoded by the coding sequence ATGGCTGACACGGTCGCGACACTCCCCGGAACGCTCACCCACTCGGCGCCGCAGCCGCCGGAGCCGCCGCCGGGACAGCCGTACGGGCGGCGCTCACCGCTCCAGGACCGCGCGGACGAGCTGGCGCGGGCAGGACGCCCCGGACCGTACGGGGTGGAGCTGCGGGAGGTGCCGTTCCTCACGCAGTTCAACCTGCGCGTACGGGAGCGGGGCCCGCGGTCGGCGTACGGGTTGCTCCCCGCGGCGCCGCTCGACTTCCCGCTGCCGCTGGCCCTGCCCGGCACGCCCAACACGGTGCTGCGCTCCGGGGACCGTGCCGCCGTCTGGCTCGGCCCCGACGAGTGGCTGATCGTCACCCCGCCGGGCACGGCCGCCGAGACCGACGACACGCTGCGCGCCGCGGCGGACACGGCACGCGGCGCGGACGGCGGCGGCGAAGGCGGAGGCGGCTCCGGCTCCGGCAGCGACGGCGGCGTGGACATCGCGTACACCGACGTGTCCGCGCACAGCACCACGCTGCGGCTCGGCGGCGCCCGCGCACGGGACGTCCTGCGCAAGGTCTGCCCGATCGACCTGCACCCGCGGGTGTTCGGCAGCGGCGCGTGCGCGCAGACGCTGCTGGCGGGCGGGGCCCGGGTGCTGCTGGTGGCCGACCGGGAGCCGGACGGCTTCCTGGTCTTCGTACGCGCGTCCTTCGCCGACTACGTCACCGACTGGCTGCTCGACTCCATGACCGAGTACGCCGCGGGTGACGGGCACTTCAGGAACGAGGAAAGGTAG
- a CDS encoding HAD family hydrolase, with translation MGSGNENGHKRGHDDHGKHQDHGDHKDRTAGATHIVWDWNGTLLHDIHAVIAATNASFTELGLPPITLDRYRELYCVPVPRFYERLMGRLPTDEEWEVMDTIFHRHYWQQAEGVGLTEGAAELLAARQEAGHTQSLCSLAPHDRLVPLVRTHGIDGHFLRVDGVRGGRSGGSKAEQMARHLGALDGVEAARTVVVGDALDDALAAAHVGAGAVLYTGGSHSRASLSEAGVPVVDSLAEAVETAERIASSL, from the coding sequence ATGGGATCGGGGAACGAGAACGGACACAAGCGGGGCCACGATGACCACGGCAAGCACCAGGATCACGGAGACCACAAGGACCGCACCGCCGGTGCCACCCACATCGTCTGGGACTGGAACGGCACGCTCCTGCACGACATCCACGCGGTGATCGCCGCGACCAACGCCTCCTTCACGGAGCTCGGCCTGCCGCCGATCACCCTCGACCGCTACCGCGAGCTGTACTGCGTGCCGGTGCCGCGCTTCTACGAGCGGCTGATGGGGCGGCTGCCGACGGACGAGGAGTGGGAGGTGATGGACACCATCTTCCACCGGCACTACTGGCAGCAGGCCGAGGGCGTCGGACTGACCGAGGGCGCCGCCGAGCTGCTCGCCGCGCGCCAGGAGGCCGGGCACACGCAGTCGCTGTGTTCGCTGGCCCCGCACGACAGACTGGTGCCGCTGGTGCGGACGCACGGCATCGACGGGCACTTTCTGCGCGTGGACGGCGTGCGCGGCGGCAGATCCGGCGGCAGCAAGGCGGAGCAGATGGCGCGCCATCTGGGGGCGCTGGACGGCGTCGAGGCGGCCCGTACGGTCGTGGTGGGGGACGCCCTGGACGACGCGCTCGCGGCCGCGCACGTGGGCGCGGGGGCGGTGCTGTACACGGGGGGTTCGCACAGCCGGGCCAGCCTGTCGGAGGCCGGGGTTCCGGTCGTCGACAGCCTTGCCGAGGCCGTCGAAACCGCAGAGCGTATCGCCTCATCTCTCTAG
- a CDS encoding 2Fe-2S iron-sulfur cluster-binding protein codes for MNSHRMPAGGRVDRARPLTFTFDGTAYTGYEGDTLASALLANGVRTVATSLAHGRPRGVYAAGVDEPNALVGLAPWAPAPDGRGTHGQGAPGQGAPGPGPYAPARPAEPMAQATVTELYDGLRAVSLRGKGRLDPDEPGDHGRHDTMHAHCDVLVVGAGPAGLTAARTAAATGARVVLLDEQPELGGSLLGTRERVADRPALEWVGRTAGELADRTETTVLTRTTALGCYDHNHVVAAERQAPAYGGGGRLWLIRARRVVFATGAHERPLLFADNDRPGVMLAGAARTYANRYAALPGRRAVVCTNNDSAYAAALELADAGLEIARIADARDEVPPYWAALCADRHIEVSAGHVAAGSRGGADGAVTAALLAARDADGAAPAAPEAVACDLLLVSGGWNPAVQLHTQSGGRTRYDERLCCHVPYEPDPRRRVAGAARGLVRLGDCLADGAAAGADAATDLGLTAGQTPRPPGAWEPEPVPPRWPLAPYGGDLGAHYVDLQRDATLAGIERAVGSGMRSVEHVKRYTTIGTAHDQGRTSGVTAAAATAAALGVPVAELGTTTHRPPYTPVPFALLAGRARGRLHDPVRTTPLHARHVARGAVFEDVGQWKRPRYYPLPGEDMAAAVDRECRAAREGVACMDVSTLGKIDIQGPDAAEFLNRVYTNGFAKLRVGSSRYGVMCTADGMVFDDGVTMRLAEDHFRMSTTTGNAAAVLDWLEEWLQTEWPDLRVFCTSVTEQWAGVAVAGPRARTVLARLAPELPLDNAEFPFMAWRDAEVAGLAARVARISFSGELAFEVYVSGWYGRALWDAVLDAGADEGITPYGTETMHVLRAEKGYVIVGQDTDGTVTPQDLGMDWVVSKRKDFIGRRSYTRPDTARTDRKHLVGLLPWDTRELLPEGGHITEDDPGERPATPVPSLGHVTSSYRSAALGRTFALALVRGGRERIGGTVHVPLGDRTVAAEVTEPVFYDREGSRRDG; via the coding sequence ATGAACAGCCACCGGATGCCCGCCGGCGGCCGCGTCGACCGCGCCCGCCCGCTCACGTTCACCTTCGACGGCACCGCCTACACCGGCTACGAGGGCGACACCCTCGCCTCGGCCCTGCTCGCCAACGGCGTCCGTACGGTCGCCACCAGCCTCGCGCACGGCCGCCCGCGCGGCGTCTACGCGGCGGGCGTCGACGAGCCCAACGCCCTGGTGGGGCTGGCCCCTTGGGCACCCGCGCCGGACGGGCGAGGCACGCACGGGCAGGGTGCGCCCGGGCAGGGTGCGCCCGGCCCCGGTCCGTACGCGCCCGCGCGGCCCGCCGAGCCGATGGCGCAGGCCACCGTGACCGAGCTGTACGACGGCCTGCGCGCCGTCTCCCTGCGCGGCAAGGGGCGGCTCGACCCGGACGAGCCGGGTGACCACGGCCGGCACGACACCATGCACGCGCACTGCGACGTGCTCGTCGTCGGCGCCGGCCCGGCCGGGCTGACCGCCGCCCGTACGGCCGCCGCCACAGGCGCCCGCGTCGTACTGCTCGACGAGCAGCCCGAGCTGGGCGGCAGCCTGCTCGGCACCCGCGAACGCGTCGCGGACCGGCCCGCGCTCGAGTGGGTGGGGCGTACGGCCGGCGAGCTGGCCGACCGCACGGAGACCACCGTGCTGACCCGTACGACCGCGCTGGGCTGCTACGACCACAACCACGTGGTGGCCGCCGAACGGCAGGCGCCCGCGTACGGCGGGGGCGGCCGGCTGTGGCTGATCCGCGCGCGCCGCGTCGTGTTCGCCACCGGCGCCCACGAGCGGCCGCTGCTGTTCGCCGACAACGACCGGCCCGGCGTCATGCTGGCGGGCGCGGCACGCACGTACGCCAACCGCTACGCCGCGCTGCCCGGCCGCCGCGCCGTCGTCTGCACCAACAACGACAGCGCGTACGCCGCCGCCCTCGAACTGGCCGACGCGGGCCTGGAGATCGCCCGGATCGCGGACGCCCGCGACGAGGTGCCGCCGTACTGGGCGGCGCTCTGCGCCGACCGGCACATCGAAGTGTCCGCCGGGCACGTCGCGGCCGGCAGCCGCGGCGGCGCGGACGGCGCCGTCACCGCCGCGCTCCTCGCGGCGCGGGACGCGGACGGCGCCGCGCCCGCCGCGCCCGAGGCCGTGGCCTGCGACCTGCTGCTGGTCAGCGGCGGCTGGAACCCGGCGGTGCAGCTGCACACGCAGTCCGGCGGCCGTACGCGCTACGACGAGCGGCTGTGCTGCCACGTCCCGTACGAGCCGGACCCGCGCCGCCGCGTCGCGGGCGCCGCGCGGGGCCTCGTACGGCTGGGGGACTGCCTCGCCGACGGCGCCGCCGCCGGCGCGGACGCCGCGACCGACCTGGGTCTGACCGCCGGGCAGACGCCGCGCCCGCCGGGCGCCTGGGAGCCCGAACCGGTGCCGCCGCGCTGGCCGCTGGCCCCGTACGGGGGCGACCTTGGGGCGCACTACGTCGACCTGCAGCGGGATGCCACGCTCGCCGGCATCGAGCGGGCCGTCGGCAGCGGCATGCGCTCCGTCGAGCACGTCAAGCGCTACACCACCATCGGCACCGCCCACGACCAGGGCCGCACCTCCGGTGTCACCGCCGCCGCGGCCACGGCCGCCGCGCTGGGCGTGCCGGTCGCGGAACTGGGCACGACGACGCACCGGCCGCCGTACACGCCCGTGCCGTTCGCGCTGCTCGCGGGCCGCGCGCGGGGGCGGCTGCACGACCCGGTGCGTACGACGCCGCTGCACGCCCGGCACGTCGCGCGCGGCGCCGTCTTCGAGGACGTCGGGCAGTGGAAGCGGCCCCGCTACTACCCGCTGCCCGGCGAGGACATGGCGGCGGCGGTGGACCGCGAGTGCCGGGCGGCCCGCGAGGGCGTCGCGTGCATGGACGTCTCCACCCTCGGCAAGATCGACATTCAGGGCCCGGACGCCGCCGAGTTCCTGAACCGGGTCTACACCAACGGCTTCGCCAAGCTCCGCGTCGGCTCCAGCCGTTACGGCGTCATGTGCACCGCCGACGGCATGGTCTTCGACGACGGCGTGACGATGCGGCTCGCCGAGGACCACTTCCGGATGAGCACCACCACCGGCAACGCCGCCGCCGTACTGGACTGGCTGGAGGAGTGGCTCCAGACGGAGTGGCCGGACCTGCGCGTGTTCTGCACCTCCGTGACCGAGCAGTGGGCCGGCGTCGCCGTGGCCGGCCCCCGCGCCCGTACGGTGCTGGCCCGGCTCGCCCCGGAACTGCCGCTGGACAACGCCGAGTTCCCGTTCATGGCGTGGCGCGACGCCGAGGTCGCCGGGCTGGCCGCGCGCGTCGCGCGGATCAGCTTCTCCGGCGAACTCGCCTTCGAGGTCTACGTCTCCGGCTGGTACGGCCGCGCCCTCTGGGACGCCGTCCTGGACGCCGGAGCGGACGAGGGCATCACGCCGTACGGCACCGAGACGATGCACGTGCTGCGGGCCGAGAAGGGCTACGTGATCGTCGGACAGGACACCGACGGCACCGTCACCCCGCAGGACCTGGGCATGGACTGGGTGGTGTCCAAGCGGAAGGACTTCATCGGCCGGCGCTCGTACACGCGCCCCGACACGGCCCGTACGGACCGCAAGCACCTCGTCGGGCTGCTCCCGTGGGACACGCGCGAACTCCTCCCCGAGGGCGGCCACATCACGGAGGACGACCCCGGCGAACGGCCCGCGACGCCGGTCCCGTCGCTCGGCCACGTCACCTCCAGCTACCGCAGCGCGGCGCTCGGCCGCACCTTCGCGCTCGCCCTCGTACGGGGCGGCCGGGAGCGCATCGGCGGCACGGTGCACGTGCCGCTCGGCGACCGGACCGTGGCCGCCGAGGTCACCGAGCCGGTCTTCTACGACAGGGAAGGGAGCCGCAGGGATGGCTGA